Proteins encoded within one genomic window of Bacillus thuringiensis:
- a CDS encoding HAMP domain-containing methyl-accepting chemotaxis protein yields the protein MGRLLNLFRDMKVAKKLLISFFVILIAAVSIIGGMSYQTAKKNFESQITSSAHDNIKILDNLINQMIEAKFNDVNNFARVIQGNMYQGDNQDEVRKMLSQYINLNKDVEQVYVAGNDKKFVQEPNIQMAADYDPTERSWYKDAVAKQGGIVITEPYKAKGNGHIVVTIAKQAEDKNGVVAIDLSLDNLLKTTKLINIGKKGYAFILDGKQKIIAHPQEKSGEKAADSWAKKIYEDNHGAFSYTYDGSEKQMVFATNVKTGWKIGGTMYSNEVIEAAQPVFYNMLIVMFISLVIGGALIYFVTLSITKPLKRLVATSKEISEGDLTQTIDIHSNDEIGQLAKGFNEMTDALRTLIGRINTSAGHVAAASEELTASVRQASEATEQITMAMDEISSGATTQTTSVENGAMLLFDVTEGIQHVANSSSSISTASAHTREKAEDGGKLVGKTVNQMQSIAESVSQSDEVIQLLNNKSKQIGDILEVIQNIADQTNLLALNAAIEAARAGEHGRGFAIVADEVRKLAEKSSVSSSEISKLICEIQDDMSKTVKSMGHVNEEVQSGLVIANETKQNFTEILQSTNEIADQIKTMVETANGMSKGANEVSISVGQIAMTAQNNATSTQNVAASAEEQLASIEEISSAAGTLSQMAEELQGLIERFKV from the coding sequence ATGGGTAGACTATTAAATTTGTTTCGTGATATGAAAGTAGCAAAAAAACTACTAATTTCATTTTTCGTCATTTTAATTGCGGCTGTCTCTATTATCGGGGGCATGTCTTATCAAACAGCTAAGAAGAATTTTGAATCACAAATTACGAGCAGTGCTCACGACAATATAAAAATATTAGATAATTTAATCAATCAAATGATTGAGGCGAAATTTAATGATGTGAATAATTTTGCACGGGTGATTCAAGGTAATATGTATCAAGGTGATAATCAAGATGAAGTAAGAAAAATGCTATCTCAATATATCAATTTGAATAAAGATGTTGAACAAGTATATGTTGCTGGGAATGATAAGAAATTTGTGCAGGAACCAAATATACAAATGGCAGCAGACTATGATCCAACAGAACGTTCTTGGTATAAAGATGCAGTGGCAAAACAAGGTGGTATTGTCATTACTGAGCCGTATAAGGCGAAAGGAAATGGACATATTGTCGTAACGATTGCAAAACAAGCAGAAGATAAAAACGGTGTTGTAGCGATAGATTTAAGTTTAGATAATTTATTAAAAACAACAAAGTTAATCAATATCGGTAAAAAAGGATATGCTTTCATTTTAGATGGAAAACAAAAAATAATTGCACATCCTCAAGAAAAATCAGGAGAAAAAGCAGCTGATTCTTGGGCGAAGAAAATTTATGAAGATAATCATGGCGCTTTTTCATATACGTATGACGGTAGCGAAAAACAAATGGTATTTGCTACAAATGTAAAAACAGGTTGGAAAATCGGCGGGACGATGTACTCAAATGAAGTAATTGAAGCTGCGCAGCCTGTATTTTATAATATGTTAATTGTTATGTTTATTTCATTAGTTATAGGCGGGGCACTTATTTATTTTGTGACACTTTCTATAACGAAGCCCTTAAAAAGATTAGTTGCCACTTCTAAAGAAATAAGTGAGGGAGATTTAACGCAAACAATTGATATTCATTCTAATGATGAAATCGGCCAACTTGCAAAAGGATTTAATGAGATGACTGATGCATTGCGGACGTTAATTGGAAGAATTAATACTTCGGCTGGACATGTTGCAGCAGCATCAGAAGAGCTAACGGCAAGTGTAAGACAAGCGAGTGAAGCGACTGAGCAAATTACAATGGCAATGGATGAAATATCGAGCGGGGCAACAACGCAAACGACAAGTGTAGAAAATGGTGCAATGTTACTATTTGATGTGACAGAAGGAATTCAGCATGTAGCAAATAGTTCATCATCAATTAGTACCGCTTCTGCTCATACTCGTGAAAAAGCAGAAGATGGCGGAAAACTAGTCGGAAAAACTGTAAATCAAATGCAATCTATTGCAGAATCTGTTTCACAATCAGATGAAGTTATACAGTTACTAAATAATAAATCAAAACAAATCGGTGACATACTAGAAGTAATTCAAAATATTGCAGATCAAACAAATCTTTTAGCTTTGAATGCAGCAATTGAAGCTGCAAGAGCGGGAGAGCACGGAAGAGGGTTTGCAATTGTTGCAGATGAAGTACGTAAATTGGCGGAGAAGTCTAGCGTATCTTCTAGTGAAATTAGTAAATTAATATGTGAAATACAAGATGACATGAGTAAGACGGTAAAATCTATGGGGCATGTAAATGAAGAAGTTCAATCTGGACTTGTTATTGCGAATGAAACGAAGCAAAACTTTACTGAGATTTTACAATCTACAAATGAAATTGCAGATCAAATTAAAACAATGGTTGAAACGGCTAATGGGATGTCGAAAGGTGCAAATGAAGTGTCTATTTCAGTAGGTCAAATTGCAATGACAGCACAGAATAATGCGACGAGTACCCAAAACGTTGCAGCATCAGCAGAAGAACAACTAGCGTCCATTGAGGAGATTAGTTCTGCGGCGGGTACATTATCTCAAATGGCTGAAGAATTACAAGGGTTAATTGAAAGATTTAAAGTGTAG
- a CDS encoding DUF3939 domain-containing protein, with protein MFRFFKTGKEEREITKDELEQAMAKFLETNANIVYTVLVNDNYTVNYDLLKPYLPAFPTNLFLITKETLEVFEHTEENLNLVKEIDIVQKAVDQYVTEKEMFPIVEGSEDRLICGVKLGPYLNRILKRNLYISEKHYLVSSKPDRKKQKSG; from the coding sequence ATGTTTCGCTTTTTCAAAACTGGAAAAGAAGAGCGTGAAATTACGAAAGATGAATTAGAGCAAGCAATGGCTAAGTTTCTAGAAACGAATGCTAATATCGTTTATACAGTATTAGTAAATGATAATTATACAGTAAATTATGATTTGTTAAAGCCGTATTTACCTGCATTTCCAACAAATCTTTTTCTGATTACGAAGGAAACGCTTGAGGTATTTGAACATACAGAAGAAAACTTAAACCTAGTGAAAGAAATTGATATCGTACAAAAAGCAGTAGATCAATATGTAACAGAAAAAGAAATGTTTCCAATTGTTGAAGGTAGTGAAGATCGCCTTATATGCGGGGTGAAATTAGGGCCGTATTTAAATCGTATATTAAAAAGAAACTTATATATTTCAGAAAAGCATTATTTAGTTTCAAGTAAACCAGATAGAAAAAAACAAAAGAGTGGGTAG
- a CDS encoding Dps family protein, with amino-acid sequence MSTKTNVVEVLNKQVANWNVLYVKLHNYHWYVTGPHFFTLHEKFEEFYNEAGTYIDELAERILALEGKPLATMKEYLATSSVSEGTSKESAEEMVQTLVNDYSALIQELKEGMEVAGEAGDETSADMLLAIHTTLEQHVWMLSAFLK; translated from the coding sequence ATGAGTACGAAAACAAATGTTGTTGAAGTATTAAACAAGCAGGTAGCAAACTGGAATGTGTTATATGTGAAATTACATAATTATCACTGGTATGTGACAGGACCACACTTCTTTACATTACATGAGAAATTTGAAGAGTTTTACAATGAAGCTGGAACGTATATTGATGAATTAGCAGAACGTATTTTAGCATTGGAAGGTAAACCGCTAGCGACAATGAAAGAATATCTTGCTACTTCCAGTGTCAGCGAAGGGACAAGCAAGGAATCTGCAGAGGAAATGGTGCAAACATTAGTGAATGATTACTCTGCACTTATTCAAGAATTAAAAGAAGGTATGGAAGTTGCTGGTGAAGCTGGAGATGAAACATCAGCTGATATGTTATTAGCAATTCATACAACATTAGAACAACATGTATGGATGCTAAGTGCGTTCTTAAAATAA
- a CDS encoding GerAB/ArcD/ProY family transporter: protein MDNQQWQVAKKVAATYIGTVVGAGFATGREIVEFFTVNGFYGTIGICVSGFFFIWLGTKMMLLSSQIGAFSAQEFNKYLFGDVFGNVVNTLLLLVLFGVTSVMLSGAGAVFEEQLHLPRQLGIFITVIACLIISSRGLQGVFEVNTLVVPIMMIFIIGLAITTFIHGTTPISNTIPAESWNMKWITSPITYVALNLSLAQSVLVPLASEVKDRKAILWGGILGGAGLSLILLCSHLAILSVDQFYQYNIPMAEVIRKFNATFHFFFVLIIFGEVFTTLVGNVFGMTKQMQSITGWKSNNIIFFILLISYCFSYVGYSELLHILYPIIGWVSIILLPIIAFKQLQKT from the coding sequence ATGGACAATCAACAATGGCAAGTAGCAAAGAAAGTCGCTGCTACTTATATTGGAACAGTCGTTGGAGCTGGATTTGCTACTGGACGAGAAATTGTTGAATTTTTTACAGTGAACGGATTTTATGGAACAATTGGTATATGTGTAAGTGGATTTTTTTTTATTTGGCTTGGCACAAAGATGATGTTACTTTCATCACAAATCGGTGCATTTTCAGCGCAGGAATTTAACAAATATTTATTTGGGGATGTATTTGGTAACGTTGTAAATACACTATTATTACTCGTATTATTTGGTGTAACGAGCGTTATGTTATCAGGAGCTGGTGCAGTATTTGAAGAGCAACTTCATTTACCAAGACAACTCGGTATTTTCATTACAGTGATCGCCTGTCTAATTATAAGTAGTCGCGGATTACAAGGTGTTTTTGAAGTAAATACACTTGTCGTACCTATTATGATGATTTTTATTATCGGACTTGCTATTACAACTTTTATTCACGGTACAACACCTATTAGTAACACTATTCCTGCAGAAAGTTGGAATATGAAGTGGATAACTAGTCCTATTACATATGTCGCCTTAAATCTTTCTCTCGCCCAAAGCGTTCTCGTCCCGTTAGCCAGTGAAGTAAAAGATCGAAAGGCCATTTTATGGGGTGGTATTTTAGGTGGTGCAGGACTTTCTTTAATTTTATTATGCAGCCATTTAGCAATCTTATCAGTCGATCAATTTTATCAATATAATATCCCAATGGCTGAAGTCATCAGAAAATTCAATGCAACTTTTCACTTTTTCTTTGTTCTTATCATTTTCGGTGAAGTGTTCACAACTTTAGTAGGCAATGTGTTCGGCATGACAAAACAAATGCAATCCATCACCGGTTGGAAAAGTAACAATATTATTTTCTTCATTTTACTAATAAGCTATTGCTTTAGTTACGTTGGCTATAGTGAATTACTCCACATTCTATATCCTATAATCGGGTGGGTAAGCATCATTTTACTTCCGATTATTGCTTTTAAACAACTGCAAAAAACATAA
- a CDS encoding DUF3979 family protein, translated as MLYEDLMTLFQAAPKEEGRGGWKYIIQERNDKYEIVDEMLKNQMSVELYFNEYDEVKITLYKDGMPISTMQRIAISKVELDEEEEGIQFVLERMPSRMIRLQLKPYLAIEMGPYWEVCADCE; from the coding sequence ATGCTATATGAGGATTTGATGACATTATTTCAAGCGGCTCCGAAAGAAGAAGGTAGAGGCGGCTGGAAATATATAATCCAGGAACGAAATGATAAATATGAAATTGTTGATGAAATGTTGAAAAATCAAATGAGTGTTGAATTGTATTTTAATGAATATGATGAGGTGAAAATCACTTTATATAAAGATGGAATGCCTATTTCGACGATGCAAAGAATTGCGATTTCAAAAGTTGAATTAGACGAAGAGGAAGAAGGGATTCAATTCGTTTTAGAACGTATGCCTAGTCGGATGATTCGGTTGCAATTAAAGCCGTATTTAGCAATCGAAATGGGACCGTACTGGGAAGTATGTGCTGATTGTGAATAA
- a CDS encoding alpha/beta hydrolase: MKNNMTYIQLLNETLHCYAKKGSLEAYTYIMEHAKGIVGNEAQIYNFKYALASAAGLEEEALHLMKEAIIEKGFWYGNEYLISDDDLKSLHKFEDFQKMVQLCKEREELAKKTERADVKYIDGKRKDKLFIAMHGDQENIGIVEPYWKSVLTQDYTLALPQSSQIQFSDGFVWDDIHRAKEELKEHYVKFIENHTVERVIIGGFSAGAGVALYTILHKDIDVDGFIFMAPWLPEIEEWNEWLEVLQDKNIKGYIVCGDQDEDCFECAQQFVQLLRDKNIEHKYKVVPNLNHDYPENFDELLKEAIEYIDDKSNK, encoded by the coding sequence ATGAAAAATAATATGACTTATATTCAATTATTAAATGAAACGTTACATTGTTATGCAAAGAAAGGAAGTTTGGAAGCGTACACTTATATAATGGAGCATGCTAAAGGTATAGTGGGGAATGAGGCGCAAATATATAATTTTAAATATGCATTAGCGAGTGCGGCAGGACTTGAAGAAGAAGCGTTGCATTTAATGAAGGAAGCTATTATAGAAAAGGGTTTTTGGTATGGAAATGAGTATTTAATTTCGGACGACGATTTAAAATCATTACATAAATTTGAAGACTTTCAGAAAATGGTTCAATTATGTAAAGAGAGAGAAGAGTTAGCAAAGAAAACAGAACGAGCAGACGTGAAATATATAGACGGCAAGAGAAAAGACAAACTATTTATTGCAATGCACGGTGATCAAGAAAATATAGGAATAGTAGAACCATATTGGAAATCTGTTTTGACACAAGATTATACGTTAGCTTTACCACAGTCTTCGCAAATTCAGTTTTCAGATGGGTTTGTTTGGGATGATATACATAGAGCAAAAGAAGAATTAAAAGAGCATTACGTTAAGTTTATAGAAAATCATACAGTAGAAAGAGTAATAATTGGTGGTTTTTCTGCTGGTGCAGGAGTAGCTTTGTATACGATTTTACACAAAGATATAGATGTAGATGGTTTTATTTTTATGGCACCGTGGCTTCCAGAGATTGAAGAATGGAATGAGTGGTTGGAAGTGCTACAAGATAAAAATATAAAGGGATATATAGTGTGCGGGGATCAAGATGAAGATTGTTTCGAATGTGCGCAACAATTTGTACAATTATTAAGAGATAAGAATATAGAACATAAGTATAAAGTTGTGCCTAATTTAAACCATGATTATCCTGAGAATTTTGATGAGTTATTAAAAGAGGCTATTGAATATATAGATGACAAAAGTAATAAGTAG